In Caloramator sp. E03, the sequence TATGTCCTGTCCACTTAAAGGTTTCATCAGCATCAAGCATCTTAGGTTTTGTTTTAAACTCCGCCTTAAATTTAGAATTATCAATTTTAGCATCACCAGCTGCAACCAAAATAATTATATTATCACCACTTCTTAAAGCAAGGGTTTTTGCTATTCTCCCTGCTTCAACGTTAAGGGCCGCAGCTGCAAGCTCAACGGTTGCGCTTGAAGATTCAAGCTCTATAATATCCTTATCTCTATCATATTTTTTAAAATACTTTCTAACATCTTCAATTGCCATTTACATCACCTCCAAAATGTGTATATATTTTTAATTTATTTTAATATTTTAAAGTGCTAATGTCTATATGCACATTTTCTCCAATCTCCGGTGCCAGGTACTGGAGAAAAACAACGCCAGAGAATGTCACCAAAAAACACCAATTTTTTTATTTTATATTGACGCAGGTGTTAATACTGTATATAATGTATATATACAGTATTAACATTAGGAGGATAAAAAATGAATATAATAATCTCCAATTCTTCTGAGGAGCCGATTTATGAGCAGATTGTAAAGCAGATAAAATCAGCAATTATAAACGGTGAAGTTAATTCCCTAGAATCCCTTCCTTCAATTCGAAATCTTGCGAAGGAACTTCAAATAAGCGTAATTACAACAAAAAGAGCCTATGATGAGCTTGAAAAAGAAGGTTTTATAGTTACAGTGCCTGGAAAGGGGACCTTTGTTGCAGCACAGAACGATGAACTTTTGAAAGAATCCCGTCTTAAAATAGTTGAAGAAAAGCTGTATGACGCTGTTTTGGCTGCAAAGACAGCAAAATTGTCCTTAGATGAACTTAAGGAAATGCTTGAAATTTTATATAGGGAGGTTTAATTAATGGAAAACATTTTAGAAATCAAAAACTTAAGAAAAAACTTTAAAGATTTTAGTTTAAAGGATATAAGCTTTTCTCTTCCAAAGGGATTTATTATGGGTTTTATAGGTCCAAACGGTGCAGGTAAAAGCACCACCATTAAGCTTATTATGAACCTTCTTAAAAAGGACTCTGGCGAGATAAAAGTGTTTGGATTGGACAACATAAAAAATGAAATTGAGATTAAAGACAGGATAGGCTTTGTATTTGATGAAAATTTGTTTTATGAAGAGCTGACTGCCCTTGAAATTAAAAAAATAATAAAGCCTCTATATAGAAGATGGGACGAGGATTCATTTTTAAAGTATATTAAGGACTTCAACCTTCCATTAAACAAAAAAATAAAGGATTTTTCTAAGGGTATGAAGATGAAACTGTCCCTTTCTGTTGCACTATCCCACAACGCTGAAATGCTAATAATGGATGAACCAACCTCAGGGCTTGATCCTATTGTAAGAAGCGAACTTTTAGACATATTGTCCTATATAATACAGGATGAAAACAAAGGGGTTCTTTTTTCAACCCATATAACCTCTGATCTTGAAAAAATCGCAGACTATATAACATTGATAAATAACGGGGAGATTTTGTTTTCCCTTGAAAAGGATATTATTATGGATAATTACGCAGTAGTAAAAGGGGATAAACAGCTTTTAAAGGAGGATATAAAAAAGGATTTCATAGGTATAAAATGCAACAGCTTCGGCTTTGAGGGGCTTGTTAAGAATAAAAAAGTTATAAAAAATGCTCTCAAAGAAAACATAATAATCGAAAAGCCTTCATTAGACGATATAATGCTATATTATATAAGGAGGGAGCTTCATGCTTAGTTTAATTCTTAAGGATTTATTGATTCAAAAGAAAAACCTGATTTTTGCATTTTTATATATAATATTCATAATGTATATTATGCAATCGCAATTAATGGATGCAACCCTATCAATTTGTATTTGTGCAATATCGTATATTACACTTTCAAGTGCAAGTGCCTATGATGACAGAAGCAACGGAAATATATTTTTAAACACTCTCCCCCTTTCAAGGGGAAAAATAGTCTTATCAAAATATGTTTCACTTTTTATTTACGCTGCTTTAACTATTGTAATATATTTTGTAATATATCTTTTCACAAGCAGTTTAAATCTAAAAATCACTCTTTATCCTGTAACATTAGACGGAATAATATACGGCTTATTTTTAGTGAGCATAATGTACAGTTTAAGTCTTCCTGTATTTTTTAAATTTGGATATATGAAATCAAAATGGATACAATTTATAATATTTTTCCTTTTCTTTGGAGGTATTTCATATATTATTAAATTCTTAGAAAGTAGATTCTCAAATATTTTATTAGGCTTTGGAGGTTTCAAGGGCTTAACAATGTTATTTATTATAATTTTATCATTTATAATTCTTTTAATATCCTACTGCCTGTCGGTTTACTTTTACAAAAGGCGTGAATTTTAGGCTTAACCGTCCCTTTTTGAGGGACGGTTACTTATTTTGTATACTTCATTACAAAGCGGGACAAGACAAGGGACGGTTACTTATTTTTCCCATTATTTATTATTAAATTAGAAGGATTTTGAGGCATCACTTGGACAAGCTGAGCTGAGGGACGGTTACTTATTTCATTACTTTTTCATTCAACTATTTTTACAAACATAAGGATTAAAAATTTATAATTATTACTCTCCCCTTACTTAAAAAAGCCTGTCCTAATTGTATCTGAAATAGGCACAATAAGTAACTGTCCCTCATTTTTCCTTTGTCACTTGTCAATAGGCTGGCACTTTTTTAGCTTCTTAGAGTTGCCTTTACTCTATCGGGGTTTAGAAGGAGCATAAAAGCATCCTCTGGGCAGTTTACAACAATGTCTGCAAAACTTAATAGCTTTCCGCAGCATCCCTCCTGCCCTATAATTGCTATAGACAAATCGCATATTTTAAACATTTCAACATCATTATAGCCATTTCCAACGCATATACTCCCGCCTTCTAATGCCTTTACAATATCTCTTTTAGATACAGCCGCATTATCCCTTGGAAAGGTTTTTAAAGTAACATTCAAATCCTCACACTGGCTTTTAACGGTGCCATAGGTATCCGCCGTTAATATATAGACCTTTGCATGCCCTGCAAGCTCATTTATCATCTCTTTTATATCTCTGCTCATAATACCATCTACTGCAATAGTTCCGTTATAATCAAAAACAACATTTTCGGCATTTAATTCTCCTCTTCCTGGTATGGTAAATTTTAACATGTTAAACCTCCTTATTAATAGATGACTTCTATTTATCTTTTAGTTCTATCATCTTTAGGTGAGCTAAAAAACTGTTGGTATCATTAAACTCTATAAACTCCCCATCCAATAAAAAAGAAGTATAATTCGATATTTTGCTAAATAATTACACATACTTGCATAAAAGATTTAATTAACTAATCCAAATCTATGTTTGGGATTAGTAATATATTATTTCTGTAAAGCCCTTATATTTTACAGCAAATCTTTTCTTTAAAGTATTCTTTTGATTTAAATGCTTCTTTCTATTTGTATC encodes:
- a CDS encoding YbaK/EbsC family protein — protein: MAIEDVRKYFKKYDRDKDIIELESSSATVELAAAALNVEAGRIAKTLALRSGDNIIILVAAGDAKIDNSKFKAEFKTKPKMLDADETFKWTGHRVGGVCPFGLKEDIPVYLDISLKRFNTVFPACGSGNSAIELTCEELENYSLCQKWVDVCKNWDV
- a CDS encoding GntR family transcriptional regulator; this translates as MNIIISNSSEEPIYEQIVKQIKSAIINGEVNSLESLPSIRNLAKELQISVITTKRAYDELEKEGFIVTVPGKGTFVAAQNDELLKESRLKIVEEKLYDAVLAAKTAKLSLDELKEMLEILYREV
- a CDS encoding ABC transporter ATP-binding protein, with the protein product MENILEIKNLRKNFKDFSLKDISFSLPKGFIMGFIGPNGAGKSTTIKLIMNLLKKDSGEIKVFGLDNIKNEIEIKDRIGFVFDENLFYEELTALEIKKIIKPLYRRWDEDSFLKYIKDFNLPLNKKIKDFSKGMKMKLSLSVALSHNAEMLIMDEPTSGLDPIVRSELLDILSYIIQDENKGVLFSTHITSDLEKIADYITLINNGEILFSLEKDIIMDNYAVVKGDKQLLKEDIKKDFIGIKCNSFGFEGLVKNKKVIKNALKENIIIEKPSLDDIMLYYIRRELHA
- a CDS encoding ABC-2 transporter permease, with the protein product MLSLILKDLLIQKKNLIFAFLYIIFIMYIMQSQLMDATLSICICAISYITLSSASAYDDRSNGNIFLNTLPLSRGKIVLSKYVSLFIYAALTIVIYFVIYLFTSSLNLKITLYPVTLDGIIYGLFLVSIMYSLSLPVFFKFGYMKSKWIQFIIFFLFFGGISYIIKFLESRFSNILLGFGGFKGLTMLFIIILSFIILLISYCLSVYFYKRREF
- a CDS encoding HAD family hydrolase — encoded protein: MLKFTIPGRGELNAENVVFDYNGTIAVDGIMSRDIKEMINELAGHAKVYILTADTYGTVKSQCEDLNVTLKTFPRDNAAVSKRDIVKALEGGSICVGNGYNDVEMFKICDLSIAIIGQEGCCGKLLSFADIVVNCPEDAFMLLLNPDRVKATLRS